TGGCATTGAAATTGCAACAGTAAAAATATCAAAGGTAAATCCTCCTATGGGTGGCAAAATAGAAAAGGTTAGTATTACTCTTAGTAAAGTGGTAAAATAAAAGTGATAGGGTTTGCTAGAAAGATTTTTTTAGTATCTTTGCTTCCCAATTGCCTAAAACGGTATCGTGGCCGAGTGGCTAGGCAGCGGTCTGCAAAACCGCGTACAGCGGTTCGACTCCGCTCGATACCTCAAAAAGCCCCAGTTTTGGGGCTTTTGTTATTTTTCACGTTTATGTAATCCGCATTCTTTGCTATCCGCATTCTCCCACCACCATCTTCCGGCTCTTATATCTTCACCAGGAAAGATTTCGCGCGTGCATGGCTGACAGCCAATACTAGGATAACCTCTATCGTGAAGAGTATTATATGGTACACTATTCTCCTTGATATAATCCCACACCTGCTTTTCTGTCCAGTCTATAAGTGGATTTAACTTAATCATGCCGTTGGCATCGTCCCATTCAACCATTTGTGCCTCCGATCGAGTAATAGACTGATCCTTGCGGAGCCCGCAAATCCAGATTTCAGCACCGTTAAAGGCTCTTTTTAGAGGTACTATCTTTCGGATATTACAGCACTCTTTTCTGTTTTCGGTGCTGTGATAAAAAAGATTGATCCCTTTTTGAGCCACCATCGCCTCTACCTGCTCGCTGTTTGGGGAATACACCTCCATTTTAATCTTATACCTTAAACAGGTTTTCTCAATTAACTCGTAGGTTTCATAAAAAAGACGTCCAGTGTCAAGTGTAAATATTCTCGTTTGGGAAGCAATCTTCACAACCATATCGGTAAGCACCTGATCCTCTGCCCCAAGACTTGACGATAAAACAATTCTACCTTTAAACTCGTATAAAAACCACCTAAGAATTTCATCATTGGTTTTACCCTTGAGTTTTAGAATTAATTCATTAAAAACATTTTTATCCATGGTACAATTTATGTAAGTATAATCAGCAAAAATATCAGCTTTCGAAATTAAACAATAAATTAATATTTGTGTTCTATCAAAAACATTGGCATTTTATTCATAAAAATCATAACTTTCGCTTTGCAATTTTGTTTTATAGTTTAAATTTGAGTTTTAGTAATTAATTTTGTGTTCTTATAAAACAATGAAATTATGAAAAAGATTTTTACACTAATATTAAGTTTAGCCTTTGCGCAAGCATTTGGGCAGACCCCTGCAATTGTTATGCAGGTAGTTTCTTCATCTGGTGGTTACTATAAAGATGTAGCATCAGGGTTAAATATTAGTTGGACCATTGGGGAACCAGTAATCGAAACTATTAAAAATACTGATGGATCTGTTGTCCTAACTCAAGGCTTCCAGCAAGGTAATCTTTTTACTACCGATGTCCCTAATACCGATTTACCTTCACTCAATTTTAGGATGTACCCTAACCCAACTATTAATAAAGTTTGGTTTGAGGTAAACAATCAAAAGGCAAAAGGTGATTTTTTGGTTGAGGTGTATGATATTACTGGCCGAAAAATGATTACTCAAAATCTTGGTCAATTCGAAGATCAAGCAATAAAGGAATTGTCGGTTGCATCTTTAAGGTCAGGAATTTACCTTGTTAAGGTTAGAATTGGTAATTACAATAGCGATGTAATTAAACTTATTAAAGAATAATCCATAACCTTAATCTTCTTTTTAAGGCAGATAAATGTTAATCATTTATCTGCTTTTGGTTTTTGTAATTTTTTTTAAACTCTCTAACCCTATTTATTCCGACTTTACCAGATTCACTTATTCCTGTGAGTTTGTTCCAAATTATAAATTGAGGTTAGAAACTGAATTTGAATTTTACTATGAAACATAATTTAGGTAATTTTTGTTTTATGGCTACCTGTTTTTATTTCGTCACCCAACTAAACCTAATCACTATGAAAGTAACTAATACCTTTTTTAAACCAATTATCTTTATTTTTTTACTTTTTACCCAAATTATTGGGTATTCACAAGTACCACATGGGTTTAATTACCAAGCTGTTATTCGCGATGGTAACGGAACACCTATTGCTAATAAAGTGATAGGGTTGAGGATTTCTCTCCAAGACGCAGCATCAAAAGTACTGTACGCTGAAACACAATCGCCCTTGACCAACACTAATGGTGTTATTTCAATAACCATCGGTTCCGGAACTCAGATTAGTGATAGTTCATTTACTAGTATCCCATGGAAAACAGGAGAAATTCTTGTTAAAATTGAGATAGACCCGGCTGGTGGTACTACTTATGTCCAAATGGGTAGTCCAACCAAATTACAAGCCGTCCCCTACGCATATTATGCAGAAAATGTTAAAGAAATTACAAGCCAACCAAATGCACTTAACGATGATCCTATCTTCGAGGTTAAGAATAAGAGCGGGCAGGTGGTATTCGGCGTGTATCAGGAAGGTGTTCGGGTTTATGTGGCTGATACTCAAATCAAAGGAGCTAAGGGAGGATTCGCTGTAGGCGGGCTATCCAATCAGGCTAAAGCAGGACAGCAGGAGTACTTCCGTATTACCCCCGATAGTGCAAGAATTTGGGTTAAGGAGGTGCCATCAATTAAGGGCGCAAAAGGAGGGTTTGCTGTGGGTGGTTTATCCAATCAGGCAAAAACAATAAGATCTCGAAATTTAATGCTAATTGCAACTGATAGTGCACGTATTTGGGTAAACGATGCAGTAAAAGGTGCAAAGGGTGGGTTTGCTGTGGGTGGTTTATCCAATCAGGCAAAAGGCTCATCATCGAGGTTTCTAAGTTTAACCCCACAAAATTCATTTATAGGACAAGATGCCGGTAAATCTATTACAACCGGTTTATACAACTCTTTTATTGGTTACCAAGCTGGGTTATCGAATACTGCGGGTAGAAGTAATATTTTTATAGGATATCAGTCAGGCTATAGTAATATTGGTGATGTGTTTGGGAGTTATGGTCACCTCAATATTTTTGTTGGAAATCAAAGTGGTTACTCAAATACTACTGGTCTCGGGAATATTTTCTTAGGAGAAAAAAGTGGCTACCAAAACACCGAAGGTTCAAGGGATGTATTTATTGGTGTGCAAAGCGGACAGGCCAACCTAACGGGTCTATACAATGTCTTTATAGGTTATCAAAGCGGTTGTTTTAACACCACAGGTTCACGAAACGTTCTTTTAGGGAATGCTGCTGGTTTTCATAATACTACAGGACAATCGAATATAATGATTGGAGATGGGGCTGGCTGGAATAATGCTAACGGTAGTAATAATATTTTTCTGGGGGGAAACACTGGAGCAAATAATACAACGGGAAACAGCAATGTGTTTTTAGGTGTTGAGTCGGGATATAATAACATTGGAGGATATAGCAATACTTTTATAGGGCAATCAAGCGGTACTTCTAATACCGAAGGATTTTCGAATATCTATATTGGTGCTCATAGTGCCGAAAGAACGGCTACTGGTACTAATAATGTTATTCTTGGTTCTTATGCAGGTAGCTATTACGCCATAGGTAATACTAACGTAATGATAGGTTCAAATGCAGGTCTATATAATAAAGGGAACAATAATGTTTTTATTGGTTCAAATGCGGGATATTTAGAGGCGGGAAGCAATAAACTTTATATTACAAATACCTCAGATTCAACACCATTAATTTTTGGTGATTTTAGTAAGGATTCTCTGGCGATTAATGGAAAACTATGTGTTTATGGATTCTCTGGCGGTACAACTGGCTGGAACTCCCTAAGCGATGCAACTCTTAAAACAAATATTGCTACACTTTCAAATTCACTAGAATCGGTTCTTCAACTTCGAGGGGTAAAGTATGAATGGAAGGATAAATCTACCTTCGATAGTCGACAACATATCGGATTTATTGCCCAAGAAGTTAATGAAATCGTCCCCGAAGTTGTTAGTCAGATCAATGGTAAATTCGCTATAGATTATGCGCCCTTAACAGCAATACTAGTTGAAGCCATCAAAGAGCAGCAGCAACAAATTGAAAAGCAAAAAAGTGAATTGGATTACCTTAAAGCCAAAATTTTAGAAATTGAGGCAATGCTCAAGAAGTAAAAAAGGCTTCTTTATTTTACTCTTTAATATGAAACTAAAAAAGGATAAAGTCAGTAAGATTCAGAAGTTGAGTTGCACTTTTTCTGGTTTTGTTGTGCTTTAATCCCATTAGCATTGGATCTATGGGTGACAAGGATATGTGTAAGAACGTATTAATTCTTTTTCAAAGTACTGTCTATTTATAGATAAACAAGGGAAAAAGCATTTTTGCATAATTTATTTTGATTCTATGAAAT
This genomic interval from Bacteroidales bacterium contains the following:
- a CDS encoding phosphoadenylyl-sulfate reductase, whose amino-acid sequence is MDKNVFNELILKLKGKTNDEILRWFLYEFKGRIVLSSSLGAEDQVLTDMVVKIASQTRIFTLDTGRLFYETYELIEKTCLRYKIKMEVYSPNSEQVEAMVAQKGINLFYHSTENRKECCNIRKIVPLKRAFNGAEIWICGLRKDQSITRSEAQMVEWDDANGMIKLNPLIDWTEKQVWDYIKENSVPYNTLHDRGYPSIGCQPCTREIFPGEDIRAGRWWWENADSKECGLHKREK
- a CDS encoding T9SS type A sorting domain-containing protein; this encodes MKKIFTLILSLAFAQAFGQTPAIVMQVVSSSGGYYKDVASGLNISWTIGEPVIETIKNTDGSVVLTQGFQQGNLFTTDVPNTDLPSLNFRMYPNPTINKVWFEVNNQKAKGDFLVEVYDITGRKMITQNLGQFEDQAIKELSVASLRSGIYLVKVRIGNYNSDVIKLIKE
- a CDS encoding tail fiber domain-containing protein, whose translation is MKVTNTFFKPIIFIFLLFTQIIGYSQVPHGFNYQAVIRDGNGTPIANKVIGLRISLQDAASKVLYAETQSPLTNTNGVISITIGSGTQISDSSFTSIPWKTGEILVKIEIDPAGGTTYVQMGSPTKLQAVPYAYYAENVKEITSQPNALNDDPIFEVKNKSGQVVFGVYQEGVRVYVADTQIKGAKGGFAVGGLSNQAKAGQQEYFRITPDSARIWVKEVPSIKGAKGGFAVGGLSNQAKTIRSRNLMLIATDSARIWVNDAVKGAKGGFAVGGLSNQAKGSSSRFLSLTPQNSFIGQDAGKSITTGLYNSFIGYQAGLSNTAGRSNIFIGYQSGYSNIGDVFGSYGHLNIFVGNQSGYSNTTGLGNIFLGEKSGYQNTEGSRDVFIGVQSGQANLTGLYNVFIGYQSGCFNTTGSRNVLLGNAAGFHNTTGQSNIMIGDGAGWNNANGSNNIFLGGNTGANNTTGNSNVFLGVESGYNNIGGYSNTFIGQSSGTSNTEGFSNIYIGAHSAERTATGTNNVILGSYAGSYYAIGNTNVMIGSNAGLYNKGNNNVFIGSNAGYLEAGSNKLYITNTSDSTPLIFGDFSKDSLAINGKLCVYGFSGGTTGWNSLSDATLKTNIATLSNSLESVLQLRGVKYEWKDKSTFDSRQHIGFIAQEVNEIVPEVVSQINGKFAIDYAPLTAILVEAIKEQQQQIEKQKSELDYLKAKILEIEAMLKK